In Candidatus Paceibacterota bacterium, one genomic interval encodes:
- a CDS encoding PHD finger domain-containing protein — protein MAHLWIPSTCAELPRWAALPLAGWAYRFMAAEPYVRRAAKADGQAGDAMLLRSDRDGAESWFVLAPSASQLWVNGRQAHLGIRVLSDRDEIRLANGPRFYFSTERLAQVVPFPGADHEILCARCKMPIELGSAAVSCPACSKWCHARPDLPCWSYKESPVCPQCGRPTNQAEFQWSPGRQ, from the coding sequence ATGGCACACCTTTGGATACCAAGTACATGCGCCGAGCTCCCGCGCTGGGCGGCGTTGCCGCTGGCTGGGTGGGCTTACCGGTTCATGGCCGCCGAGCCGTACGTGCGGCGGGCCGCCAAGGCGGACGGCCAGGCCGGGGACGCGATGCTCCTGCGCAGCGACCGCGACGGCGCGGAAAGCTGGTTCGTGCTCGCCCCCTCCGCGTCGCAACTTTGGGTGAACGGCCGCCAGGCCCACCTGGGCATCCGTGTGCTGTCCGACCGGGACGAAATCCGCCTGGCGAACGGACCACGGTTCTACTTCTCAACTGAGCGCCTGGCGCAAGTGGTTCCGTTTCCCGGCGCCGATCACGAGATTTTGTGCGCGCGCTGCAAGATGCCGATCGAGCTCGGGTCTGCGGCGGTGTCCTGCCCGGCGTGCTCTAAATGGTGCCACGCGCGGCCCGATCTGCCGTGTTGGTCCTATAAGGAATCGCCCGTCTGCCCGCAGTGTGGGCGCCCAACCAACCAGGCCGAGTTCCAGTGGTCTCCCGGTCGCCAATGA
- a CDS encoding ThiF family adenylyltransferase yields MTSLLVLGAGLIGRPLCLLVGLLRGLHRVLVVDRDSYTKAQAWHPADAGRPKAEVAAEMMQAANQRLHVESIVAGIEDLPLGIYRRYGLMLTALDSQTARMTANFAFEKAGIRYWIDSGVSAPSLVRISTFAQGADAPCYECGLSDSDYAAEARYPCQPAFTAPGTNSPQYLGTLAASMQAAISALLLSGKFDPAILNREVVYDVAAQKLFVTRLVRRKTCRLDHGAFGIRPLHRAPARIPLAEAFMLGPGGSRRAARAAASLEVPDKLFVRVLACECGAQRQVLRLKGRIGLRAQTCARCGGRMFPPGAGLTNSLRLDSLTARELARPLSALGLEPADVIAISDNRRTNYYELGFPRRESHD; encoded by the coding sequence ATGACAAGCCTCCTGGTGTTGGGGGCCGGCCTGATCGGCAGGCCTCTCTGCCTGCTGGTTGGGCTGCTCCGGGGCCTGCACCGTGTGCTGGTGGTTGACCGTGATTCATATACAAAGGCCCAGGCTTGGCATCCCGCGGACGCCGGCCGCCCAAAGGCGGAAGTTGCAGCCGAGATGATGCAGGCGGCCAACCAGCGGCTGCATGTCGAGTCCATCGTCGCCGGCATTGAGGATCTCCCGCTGGGGATCTATCGGCGCTACGGCCTTATGCTCACGGCGTTAGACTCGCAGACGGCGCGCATGACGGCGAACTTCGCTTTCGAGAAGGCCGGCATCCGGTACTGGATTGACTCGGGCGTTAGCGCGCCCTCGCTTGTGCGGATCTCCACGTTCGCCCAGGGCGCCGACGCCCCGTGCTATGAATGCGGCCTGAGCGATTCGGACTACGCCGCCGAGGCCAGGTATCCCTGCCAGCCAGCCTTTACGGCTCCGGGCACTAACTCGCCGCAATACCTCGGTACACTTGCCGCGAGCATGCAAGCGGCGATAAGCGCTTTATTGCTCTCCGGGAAATTTGATCCGGCCATCTTGAACCGCGAGGTGGTCTATGATGTCGCCGCGCAGAAGCTGTTCGTGACCAGGTTGGTCCGGCGGAAGACGTGCCGCCTGGACCACGGTGCATTCGGCATTCGCCCACTGCATCGCGCTCCGGCGCGAATCCCATTGGCCGAGGCCTTCATGCTTGGGCCGGGCGGTTCGCGGAGGGCGGCCCGCGCTGCCGCCAGCCTGGAAGTGCCAGACAAGCTCTTTGTGCGAGTCCTTGCTTGTGAGTGCGGGGCGCAGCGGCAGGTGCTGCGCCTCAAGGGCAGGATTGGTCTCCGGGCGCAAACCTGCGCCCGGTGCGGCGGGCGCATGTTTCCGCCAGGCGCCGGTCTGACCAACTCACTCCGGCTCGACTCGCTGACCGCCCGCGAATTAGCCAGGCCCCTTTCGGCGTTGGGGCTGGAGCCGGCGGACGTCATCGCCATAAGCGACAACCGCCGGACCAACTACTATGAACTCGGTTTCCCGAGGAGAGAATCGCATGACTGA
- a CDS encoding AAA family ATPase, with protein sequence MKRPAPIPDPIALDLIRMCFRAELPIGQRQAQIKALRQQSAEMSDLIDQSLLEQVDQARLGLKQAGKSQAELKSIVDKVLAAPWFSAVYLAPLAAKTGSRAIVHQGGSRRVVELAPEIKAASLHPGDQVFLSHELNMITGISPEGPPRFGELGVFDRRTSDGQLVVNSRDEELVLQPAHSLADSGLQAGDLVRFDRAIWMAFAKVEGAQGKEFMLEEIPDLPRTLLGGLDAPYDAMLTALSALVVAPEMARRYRLSGRNSILLVGPPGCGKTYMTRIVASEVARLSGRRARFGVVKPAAWESPYVGVTQKAIRDTFKVLREAARDGVSYLLLDELESFGRARGHFANIHSDKHLAALLAELEGFEDRQDVAIIAATNRKDLLDPSLLARFALEIPVGRPDETTAKAILDIHLPASLPFSPNGELAAGTRDEIIETAVSLLYAPNADNTLCRIRFRDNTERTITARELVSGRLLQQMCASACRRAFVRELRGGEAGVNADDMEQAVAESMERLRTLLTPVNAHIHLGNLPQDVDVVSVEPVVRKVSNARRYLSLDPV encoded by the coding sequence ATGAAACGACCTGCACCAATTCCTGATCCGATCGCCTTAGACTTGATTCGCATGTGCTTCCGGGCGGAGCTGCCCATTGGCCAGCGGCAAGCGCAGATAAAGGCGCTGCGCCAACAGTCCGCCGAGATGAGTGACTTGATCGACCAAAGCCTGCTGGAGCAGGTGGACCAGGCCCGGCTTGGTCTGAAGCAGGCCGGGAAGTCTCAGGCCGAACTCAAGAGCATCGTGGATAAAGTGCTCGCTGCTCCCTGGTTCTCCGCGGTCTACCTGGCGCCGCTAGCCGCCAAGACCGGGTCGCGCGCCATCGTGCATCAGGGGGGCAGCCGCCGGGTTGTGGAGCTGGCGCCGGAGATCAAGGCTGCGTCCTTGCACCCGGGCGACCAGGTCTTCCTGAGTCACGAGTTGAACATGATCACCGGCATCTCGCCGGAGGGCCCGCCGCGGTTCGGCGAGCTCGGCGTATTCGACCGCCGCACCAGCGACGGCCAGCTGGTGGTGAACAGCCGGGACGAGGAGCTTGTGCTCCAGCCGGCGCATTCGCTCGCCGACTCCGGGCTGCAAGCCGGGGATCTGGTTCGCTTCGACCGCGCGATCTGGATGGCGTTTGCGAAAGTGGAGGGCGCCCAGGGGAAGGAGTTCATGCTCGAGGAGATTCCCGATCTTCCCCGCACGCTGCTCGGGGGGCTGGATGCCCCCTATGACGCGATGCTCACCGCGCTGAGCGCGCTCGTGGTCGCCCCGGAAATGGCCCGCCGCTACCGGCTCAGCGGCCGAAACTCCATTCTGCTGGTCGGACCTCCGGGATGCGGCAAGACCTACATGACCCGCATCGTGGCGAGCGAGGTCGCGCGTCTGAGCGGCCGCCGGGCTCGCTTTGGCGTGGTCAAGCCGGCGGCCTGGGAGTCTCCCTACGTCGGTGTGACCCAGAAGGCCATACGGGACACGTTCAAAGTTCTGCGGGAGGCGGCCCGGGACGGGGTAAGCTATTTATTACTTGACGAACTCGAGAGCTTCGGCCGCGCGAGGGGGCATTTCGCCAACATCCACAGCGATAAGCACCTCGCGGCGCTGCTGGCCGAACTGGAGGGTTTTGAAGACCGCCAGGATGTTGCCATCATTGCGGCCACCAACCGTAAAGATTTACTGGATCCCTCACTACTGGCTCGCTTCGCTTTGGAGATCCCGGTCGGCCGCCCCGATGAGACCACGGCCAAGGCCATTCTGGACATTCACTTGCCAGCCTCATTGCCCTTCTCGCCCAACGGCGAGCTGGCCGCCGGCACGCGCGACGAGATCATCGAGACCGCCGTCTCGCTCCTCTACGCGCCCAACGCGGACAACACGCTTTGCCGCATCCGCTTTCGGGACAACACCGAGCGCACGATCACCGCCCGGGAACTGGTCAGTGGCCGGTTATTGCAGCAGATGTGCGCCAGCGCGTGCCGCCGCGCGTTCGTCCGCGAGCTGCGCGGGGGCGAGGCCGGCGTCAACGCCGACGATATGGAGCAGGCGGTGGCTGAGAGCATGGAGCGGCTGCGCACCCTGCTGACCCCGGTCAACGCGCATATTCACCTCGGCAACCTCCCACAGGACGTTGACGTGGTCAGCGTCGAACCGGTGGTGCGCAAGGTGTCCAACGCCCGGCGCTATCTATCCCTGGACCCCGTATAA
- a CDS encoding proteasome accessory factor PafA2 family protein has protein sequence MSNKPVSRSTALGLSDAGAAPKLLGADVELGNFILGVDDERGTGEVASRALLREIEGLPFLDSGLTGAWWDQPGQFQSAGTNPQDWGRKFLPVNGGAVYIDLAHLEWCAPEILNAYDFAAATHAMLRIVRAALQAANAKLPEGLKLVVVVNNQDGQGHSYGSHLNVLMTRAAWNRLFHRRLHELLMLASFQVSSIILTGQGMVNSGRGNGGESNGWYELSQRASFFECLVGPQTTYNRPLVNSRDEALCGSLTSLGSPADRFARLHSIFFDATLCPASIVLRAGLMQIMLGLLERDETGRHLELILDDPVETVARWSRDPSLTARAGLLTGEQVTALELQRRFFDQAARFVESGGCEGIVPAARGIMELWGDTLDKLGRRDFAALATRLDWVLKLQLLQRAMHQHPKLNWGSPEIKHLDFKYADLGEGLFWACDQAGAVDHVGVSEEQVRKFTQEPPVNTRAWTRAHLLRLADPATVAEVDWDKITFEFRGLSGAGFRRTVRLANPLAFTRDDTEVVFRRSEDLHEALDLLDAPACDPQPVYAAGQYWVASNYQPANATSPQSDRTDESGNDQPPHSKL, from the coding sequence ATGTCAAACAAACCAGTCAGCCGATCAACTGCCCTGGGGTTGTCCGACGCGGGCGCGGCGCCGAAGTTGCTCGGTGCCGACGTCGAGCTGGGCAACTTCATTCTGGGCGTGGATGATGAACGTGGCACCGGGGAGGTGGCCTCGCGCGCCCTGCTGAGGGAGATCGAAGGGTTGCCCTTCCTTGACTCGGGCCTCACCGGCGCCTGGTGGGACCAGCCTGGCCAGTTCCAGTCGGCCGGAACCAATCCTCAAGACTGGGGCCGGAAGTTTCTGCCGGTCAACGGCGGTGCCGTTTACATTGACCTGGCGCATCTAGAATGGTGTGCGCCTGAAATTTTGAACGCATATGACTTCGCGGCGGCCACCCACGCGATGCTGCGAATTGTGCGCGCAGCCCTGCAGGCAGCTAACGCAAAGTTGCCCGAGGGCCTCAAACTCGTGGTAGTGGTCAATAACCAGGATGGACAGGGGCATTCCTACGGCTCGCACCTGAATGTATTGATGACACGCGCGGCGTGGAATCGGCTGTTCCACCGCCGCCTGCATGAGTTGCTGATGCTGGCCTCATTCCAGGTTTCCAGCATCATCCTCACCGGGCAGGGCATGGTGAACTCCGGCCGCGGAAACGGCGGCGAGAGCAATGGCTGGTATGAACTGTCCCAGAGGGCTTCCTTTTTCGAGTGCCTGGTGGGCCCCCAAACCACTTACAATCGCCCGCTGGTCAACAGCCGCGACGAAGCGCTGTGCGGCAGCCTTACGAGCCTTGGGAGCCCGGCGGATCGCTTTGCCCGGCTGCACAGCATCTTCTTCGATGCGACACTCTGTCCAGCCTCCATCGTTTTGCGGGCCGGCCTGATGCAGATCATGCTCGGACTGCTTGAACGGGACGAGACCGGCAGGCATCTGGAGTTGATTTTGGATGATCCGGTGGAAACGGTCGCCCGCTGGAGCAGGGATCCATCCCTGACGGCCCGCGCCGGGTTGCTCACAGGGGAACAAGTGACCGCGCTCGAACTGCAGCGACGCTTTTTCGACCAGGCGGCGCGTTTCGTGGAAAGCGGCGGCTGCGAGGGGATTGTCCCCGCGGCACGGGGGATTATGGAGTTATGGGGGGATACGCTGGACAAGCTTGGCCGCCGCGATTTCGCGGCGCTCGCCACCCGTCTCGATTGGGTGCTGAAGCTGCAATTGCTGCAGCGGGCCATGCACCAGCACCCCAAGCTCAACTGGGGCAGCCCCGAAATCAAACACCTGGATTTCAAGTACGCCGATCTGGGGGAAGGTCTGTTTTGGGCGTGCGACCAGGCGGGCGCCGTTGATCATGTCGGCGTGTCGGAGGAGCAGGTTCGCAAGTTCACCCAGGAGCCCCCGGTCAACACCCGGGCCTGGACGCGTGCCCACCTGCTGCGCCTGGCCGATCCGGCAACTGTGGCGGAGGTTGACTGGGACAAGATCACGTTCGAGTTCCGCGGGCTGAGCGGCGCTGGCTTCCGCCGGACAGTCAGGCTGGCCAATCCTTTAGCTTTCACCCGGGACGATACCGAGGTGGTCTTCCGCCGCAGCGAAGATCTGCATGAGGCCTTGGATCTTCTCGACGCCCCTGCCTGTGATCCCCAGCCAGTCTATGCCGCCGGCCAGTATTGGGTCGCATCGAATTACCAACCTGCCAACGCAACAAGCCCCCAGTCTGACCGGACCGATGAGTCCGGTAATGACCAACCGCCACATTCAAAGCTATGA
- a CDS encoding proteasome accessory factor PafA2 family protein, with amino-acid sequence MAERLFGLETEYAFALLDRQGRRIIQSPAVEKLLAAARRRLIHLPDAHSSGMFLTNGARFYVDCGCHPEFASPELANPWDAVRYVKAGEKLLEELAAEVVQSQVTIGQACLFRQNVDYSGSGNTWGSHESYLHRANPNLFRQYLIPHLVSRIIYTGAGGFESNSHGIHFTLSPRVPHLTAVSSLESTHGRGVLHTKNEPLSSEGYHRLHLICSESLYSEWAIFLRVGTTALVVAMIEAGLRPGAQVMLREPLEAMRVFASDPGCTKTARTVPGEFLTAVGIQRCYLAQAEAHLHDSFMPPWAEEVCRQWRQALELLASGGPEAVATRLDWAIRHSIFTQFLRSQGFSWRTLRKWNRVAEMNGRLLNTATPPPEIAALAFLRGEEILIEEAPPELAPQLRLRGTSAEGFSKFQTLRSRMFELDTRLGQLGSAGILSQLDQSGVLDHHMPGVDNVEQAREFPPAIGRAKLRGECVRRLGSTNANREGCICDWRAIWDQPQDRMLDLSDPFAQHADWKAAPPRPARRPGPSRGPRPPLWEVLNDNVLF; translated from the coding sequence GTGGCCGAGCGGCTCTTCGGCCTTGAGACCGAATACGCGTTCGCGCTGTTGGATCGGCAAGGGCGCCGTATCATCCAGTCCCCGGCCGTCGAAAAGTTGCTCGCCGCCGCGCGCCGGCGGCTGATCCACCTGCCGGATGCGCACTCCAGCGGCATGTTCCTGACCAACGGCGCGCGGTTTTACGTGGATTGCGGGTGCCATCCGGAATTCGCCAGTCCGGAGCTGGCTAATCCGTGGGATGCCGTTCGTTACGTTAAGGCCGGGGAAAAGTTGCTGGAGGAGCTGGCAGCAGAGGTGGTCCAGAGCCAGGTCACGATCGGCCAGGCGTGCCTCTTCAGGCAAAACGTTGATTACAGCGGATCGGGAAACACCTGGGGGTCGCATGAGTCCTACCTCCACCGCGCCAATCCAAATTTGTTTCGGCAGTATTTGATCCCGCATTTGGTCAGCCGGATCATCTACACGGGCGCTGGTGGTTTCGAGTCCAATTCCCACGGAATCCACTTTACGCTGTCGCCGCGTGTGCCGCACTTGACTGCGGTGTCGTCGCTCGAATCAACGCATGGCCGCGGGGTGCTCCACACCAAGAACGAACCGCTAAGCTCCGAGGGATATCATCGCCTCCACCTGATATGTTCGGAGAGCCTGTATTCAGAGTGGGCGATCTTTCTGCGAGTTGGCACCACGGCGCTCGTCGTGGCCATGATTGAAGCGGGGCTGAGGCCGGGAGCTCAAGTGATGCTGCGCGAGCCCCTGGAGGCGATGCGGGTGTTCGCCAGTGATCCTGGCTGCACGAAGACCGCCAGGACGGTCCCGGGAGAGTTTCTCACTGCCGTGGGCATCCAGCGTTGCTACCTCGCCCAGGCTGAAGCGCATCTGCACGACTCCTTTATGCCCCCTTGGGCGGAGGAGGTTTGCCGGCAATGGCGGCAGGCGCTGGAGTTGCTGGCGTCGGGCGGTCCGGAGGCCGTTGCCACCCGTCTGGACTGGGCCATCCGCCATAGCATTTTCACCCAGTTCTTGCGGTCGCAGGGCTTTAGCTGGCGGACCCTGCGAAAATGGAACCGCGTCGCCGAGATGAATGGGAGGTTGCTGAACACGGCAACGCCGCCTCCGGAAATCGCCGCGCTGGCGTTTCTGCGGGGTGAAGAGATCTTAATCGAGGAGGCGCCGCCGGAACTCGCGCCTCAATTGCGCCTACGGGGCACATCGGCCGAAGGATTCAGCAAGTTCCAAACCTTGCGCAGCCGCATGTTCGAATTGGACACGCGGCTTGGCCAATTGGGGAGCGCCGGGATCCTCTCCCAACTCGACCAGTCGGGCGTGCTGGATCACCACATGCCCGGCGTGGACAACGTCGAGCAGGCGAGGGAGTTTCCTCCCGCCATTGGCCGGGCGAAGCTCCGGGGAGAATGCGTGCGCCGCCTTGGCAGCACCAATGCCAATCGCGAAGGCTGCATCTGCGATTGGAGGGCCATCTGGGACCAGCCCCAAGACCGGATGCTGGATCTATCCGACCCGTTCGCCCAGCATGCCGACTGGAAAGCCGCCCCGCCCAGGCCGGCACGGCGGCCGGGCCCATCCCGGGGTCCTCGCCCCCCGCTCTGGGAGGTGCTGAACGATAACGTTCTCTTCTAA